Proteins from one Pongo abelii isolate AG06213 chromosome 7, NHGRI_mPonAbe1-v2.0_pri, whole genome shotgun sequence genomic window:
- the PMP2 gene encoding myelin P2 protein isoform X1, protein MSNKFLGTWKLVSSENFDDYMKALGVGLATRKLGNLAKPTVIISKKGDIITIRTESTFKNTEIAFKLGQEFEETTADNRKTKSIVTLQRGSLNQVQRWDGKETTIKRKLVNGKMVVECKMKGVVCTRIYEKV, encoded by the exons ATGAGCAACAAATTCCTGGGCACCTGGAAACTTGTCTCTAGTGAGAACTTTGACGATTACATGAAAGCTCTGG GTGTGGGGTTAGCCACCAGAAAACTGGGAAATTTGGCCAAACCCACTGTGATCATCAGCAAGAAAGGAGATATTATAACTATACGAACTGAAAGTAcctttaaaaatacagagatcGCCTTCAAGCTAGGCCAGGAATTTGAAGAAACCACAGCTGACAATAGAAAAACCAAG AGCATCGTAACCCTGCAGAGAGGATCACTGAATCAAGTTCAGAGATGGGATGGCAAAGAGACAACCATAAAGAGAAAGCTAGTGAATGGGAAAATGGTAGTG gaatgtaaaatgaaggGCGTGGTGTGCACCAGAATCTATGAGAAGGTCTGA
- the PMP2 gene encoding myelin P2 protein isoform X2 — MSNKFLGTWKLVSSENFDDYMKALEHRNPAERITESSSEMGWQRDNHKEKASEWENGSGM; from the exons ATGAGCAACAAATTCCTGGGCACCTGGAAACTTGTCTCTAGTGAGAACTTTGACGATTACATGAAAGCTCTGG AGCATCGTAACCCTGCAGAGAGGATCACTGAATCAAGTTCAGAGATGGGATGGCAAAGAGACAACCATAAAGAGAAAGCTAGTGAATGGGAAAATGGTAGTG gaatgtaa
- the FABP9 gene encoding fatty acid-binding protein 9: MMVEPFLGTWKLVSSENFEDYMKELGVNFAARNMAGLVKPTVTISVDGKMMTIRTESSFQDTKISFKLGEEFDETTADNRKVKSTITLENGSMIHVQKWLGKETTIKKKIVDEKMVVECKMNNIVSTRIYEKV, encoded by the exons ATGATGGTTGAGCCCTTCTTGGGAACCTGGAAGCTGGTCTCCAGTGAAAACTTTGAGGATTACATGAAAGAACTGG GAGTGAATTTTGCAGCCCGGAACATGGCAGGGTTAGTGAAACCAACAGTAACTATTAGTGTTGATGGGAAAATGATGACCATAAGAACGGAAAGTTCTTTCCAGGACACTAAGATCTCCTTCAAGCTGGGGGAAGAATTTGACGAAACCACAGCAGACAACCGGAAAGTAAAG AGCACCATAACATTAGAGAATGGCTCAATGATTCACGTCCAAAAATGGCTCGGCAAAGAGAcaacaatcaaaaaaaaaattgtggatgAAAAAATGGTAGTG gaatgtaaaatgaataaTATTGTCAGCACCAGAATCTACGAAAAGGTGTGA